CGCCGGCGCCGTTGGCCCAGTGCACGACGGCGCTTCCGGGGAAGTGACCGCCGGGTTGGCTGAGCGTGATGCCGGGCAGGATCGGCTCGGTGCCCGACCAGGTCCGGATCACCGGGTCGGGCCGTGCGATCCACCCGGCATCGGCCTCGGCGACGAGCACCGGCGCATCGCCCAGCGCGCGACTCCACTCGACCTGCACGCCGAACATGTGCGGGTGGCTCGCCACGATCGCGACCACGTCACCGAGCTCGCGGACACGAGCGACCGCGGCGTCGTCGATGTAGCCGGTCGGGTCGAAGAGCACGTTGCCGGCCGGCGTACGGATCAACTTCGCCGTCTGTCCGATACCGGCCTTCGGGCTGCTCGTGATGCCCCAGAGATCGGGCTCCATCTCGGCGACGGCGGTGGTGTAGCCGGACGCCGCCAGCTCCTCGAGAGTGGTCCAGTGCTGCCCGTCGGCAGGCACCCACTGTCGTTCGTCGGCGCAGATCGCGCAGACCTCGATCTTCTCGGCATGCTCGACGGCGCAGGTCGCGCAGATCGCGAAACTCATCAATCCCCCTCGGGTTCGTTCATCAGGAGCACAACAGTAGTCGCCGCCGAGGTACGTCGTCGTGCCAAAAGACGACGATCTTCTGGCACGACGACGTACTTCGGCGGCCTGGCTGGTGCGAAGGTGCCTCAGCGGCGAGTACGAAGGTAGTCGCTCACGACGTACTCGCCCAGCCGGCCGAGCTCCGGGGTGAAGACGCGACCGCCGTTGCGGCGGGCGACAGCGTCGACGAACCGGGCCAGGCCAGGGTCGTCGCCGAGCAGGAAGAAGTTCAGCGCGGCACCGAGCCGGGTCATCGCATCGACCTCGGCGATCGTCGCCCGAACGGTCTCGGCGGTCGTCGGCCAGGCGAACGCCGGGTATCCGTCGGACTCCAGATGTGCTGTCGGCTCGCCATCGGTGATCACGAGTACGACCGGCTCCGCCTCGGGGTAGCGAGCGACGTGGCGACGCGCAATCGTCAATGCATGTTGGAGGTTCGTGCCCTGCTCCCAACTGGGTTCGACCTCTGCGAGCTCGGCGGGCGTCAACGTACGCGCCGTTCGGGCGAAGCCGATCACCTGCAGCGCATCGCTGCGGAAACGGGTCTCGACCAAATGGGACAGGGCGATCGCTGTCTGCTTCATCGGTGCCCAGCGACCCTCCTGGACCATCGAGAACGACAGATCGACGCAAAGCGCGACCGCGGCCTGCGTACGTCGCTCCGTCTCCGCGACCGCGAAGTCATCCGGTGCCAGGGCGACGCCGCCGCCACTGCGCGACCCCGACGCAGCGGTACGAAGCGCCGCATTGTGCAGAGTACGAACGGCATCGATCGGGCGCTCGTCGCCGAACTCCCACGGCAGGCTCGCGCCCGTCGGCTCGTCGGCCGACCCGGAGCGGACATCATCGTGATGCCCGACCCCGGCGGCCTGGAGTCGGCCGAAGATGCGTCGTAAGGCCGACTCGCCGAGACGCCGCATCGCCTTGGGTGTCAGGCTCGGGCCGTCGGCGTCGCGGGTCAGGTATCCCTGGCGTTCGAGCTCCCGCTCCAGATCGCGCAGCGCGTCGAGGTCACGTGCCGCCGACGGCGGCAGTTGTCGTTCGAGCGCGTCGACGTCGACATCGTCGAGTGTCGCGCCGGGGTAGTCCTGCCCGAGCTGCGCCTCGAGTCGCTCGATATCGGCAAGATCGGCAACAGCCCCGACCGCGTCGCCGTATCCGAGCGGTGTCTCGCCGCCGATCTGATCGGTGCCGGGGTCGCGCATCATGCCTGGCCGAAGAGCGCCGAGGTTGTCCTGGAGCTGGCGGAGCTCGCTCTCCAGCCCCACGTCGTCGCCGAGTGAGTCGCGCATGAGCTGTTCGAGCTCCGCGCGCTGCTCCGGGGTGAGCGAACGCAGCAGCCGGTCTGCTGCTGCCTGGCGCCGCGCGAGCATGTCGATCAGGTCGTCGGTGTCGCGCGGCTGCTCGGGGAAGAACTCGCCGTGCTTGTCCATGAACTCGCGGAAGTCGACGGTGGTGTCCTCACCGCGGGCATGCTTCGCGAGCAGCGCGTTGAGGTCGGCGATCATGTCTCGTACCCGGTCAATCGACTGCGGGTCGGCACCGCTCAGCGCCGAGCGCATCCCCGCGAACTGCGCGTCGAGTACTTCGCGCCGCAACATCCCGCGGATCTGCTCGTAGGTCGCCGCCGCCTCGGGCGAGCGCCATTCGTACGACGAGAGGTCTTGTACGGCGCTGGCTACATCATCGGACAGGTCGTCGAGCGTCATCCTGGCGAGCTCGGCCTCGGTGTCATCGTGGCGAGCGAGCTCCTCGCGCTCCGCGGCGAGTGCCTGGTCGAGCGCCGCGCGTACGCGGTCAAGAGTGCCCGCGACATTGCCCCTGCGACGCAGCTCGTCGCGTCGCTCGCGTAGGCGTCTGCGTAGCTCGTCGAGCCCGCTGCGGCCCGACGCCCCGCGGCGGAGCAGACGGTCGATCGCCTCGCGGACGCTGGCGCCGTCCATCACGTCGCGGCCGACCTCGTCGACGCTTTCGCGTACGTCGAACGGCGGCTGCAGCGGGTCGCCACCCCCGTGCCACGTGCCGTAGCGGTACTGTCGCGGCATCCGGCTCATGATCGTTGCCGCGCTCGGTCGTACGCTCGCGCGCGGCTCATGTCCCGTACACCGCGCGTCCGTCGACCTCGTCCTTGCTCAGCCGCCGGGTGAGGTAGAGGCCTTCGAGTACGAACTCGATCGCCGCGGCGGCCTGGCCCGGAGACACGGTGTCCTCTTCGACGCCGAGACCGCTCAGCACCGCCGCGAGTCCGCGTACCGAGCCCATCTGCTCGAGGAGATCGGCGGCCGGCACGAGTGCACCCGTCTCCACGACGCCGCCCTCGGCGAAATGGTCGACGAACGCGGCGAGGTCGATGGTTGCGAGGCGTTCGCGGAACGTATCGGCGACGGCGACCCGCAGCAGATGCCACAGCACCTCGTCCTCTCTGCCCTCCTCGCCCATCTCGAACTCGACCTTGCCCAGCAGCGTCGGCAGCACCTCCGGCAGGTCGCCGATACGTGCCACGGGTTGTTGCTCGTCGGTCAGAGCGGCGCGGCGCAACGCCGAGGCCGCGGCGCCTTCGGCCGCGGCGATCGCGAACCGAGCCGACACACCGGAGCGTTGGTCGATCTGATTCGAGCCGCGCATCTCGTACGCGAGACGAGCCGTCACCTCGATCAGGTGCTCGGGCACGGCCGCGACGAGATCGGCCTCCTGAGCGATCAGCGCCACCTCGTCATCGAGGTCCTCGAGGTAGTGCGTGCGGATCTCGGCGCCGAAGCGGTCCTTGAGCGGAGTGATGATGCGGCCGCGGTTGGTGTAGTCCTCGGGGTTCGCGGAGGCGACGACGAGGATGTCGAGCGGCAGCCGCAGGTTGTAGCCGCGTACCTGCAGATCGCGCTCCTCGAGCACGTTGAACAGGCCGACCTGGATGCGCTCGGCGAGGTCGGGTAGCTCGTTGATGCCGAAGATGCCCCGGTTGGAACGCGGCAGCAGCCCGTAATGGATCGTCTCCGGATCGCCGAGGCTGTGCCCTTCGGCCAGCTTGACCGGGTCGATGTCGCCGATCAGGTCGCCGACGCTCGTGTCCGGCGTAGCAAGCTTCTCCGTGTAGCGCTCGTCGCGATGGCGCCATCCGATCGGCAGATCGTCTCCGGCTTCCTCGACGAGCGATCGGGACGCACGCGTCAGCGGGGCGTACGGATGCTCGCCGAGCGGTGACCCGTCGATCACGGGACTCCACTCGTCGAGCAGGGTTGCGAGGGTGCGCATGAGGCGGGTCTTGCCTTGGCCGCGCTCTCCGAGCAGCACCACATCGTGCCCGGCGAGCAACGCGCGTTCGAGGGCGGGCACGACCGTGTCTTCGAACCCGACGATGCCGTCGAAAGTGCGCACTCCCGCGCGAAGTCTGGTGAGAAGGTTGGTGCGAATCTCGGCCTTGACGCTGCGGTGCTCGTACCCGGAGGCGCGCAGCTCGCCGATGGTCTTGATGTCCGGCAGGTTCGCCATGAGGTCGAATCTACGACGCACCTGGTTACCCGGCCATCGGTCTCACGTGCGTCGCATCATCGCCGCGACCGCGTACTCGATCGGTCGGCGCGCGCCCCGCGATGCTGAATCGAGCCCCTCCGCGATTTTGTATCTATGCGTGATAGCTACAAACCTATTGGACCTATCACGCATAGATACAAAATCGCGCGGCCGGAAATCGCCGGACTCGCGGGCTGCCGGTCGGGGTGCGACAGTGGAACATGGCCCATCCAATCGCGGCGCCGTCGTTCGCCGCAGCCCTCGTCCTCTCCTTCTTCCCGGCCACGGGGTACGCCGCAGATGCGCCGGCGGATCGCCCGGATCGCCAACGGCCGACCCTGGCGGTGAAGAAGGTCGCCAGCGGCCTCGACATTCCTTGGGATCTCACCTTCCTGCCGTCCAAGGCGATGCTCTACACCGAACGTGACAGGGAGCGCATCTGGTGGCGCGGGCGATCAGGTCGTGCACGGGTCGTCGCGCGTACGCCGGTCGGTGTGTGGCACGGAGGCGAGACGGG
The sequence above is drawn from the Nocardioidaceae bacterium SCSIO 66511 genome and encodes:
- a CDS encoding magnesium chelatase; this translates as MANLPDIKTIGELRASGYEHRSVKAEIRTNLLTRLRAGVRTFDGIVGFEDTVVPALERALLAGHDVVLLGERGQGKTRLMRTLATLLDEWSPVIDGSPLGEHPYAPLTRASRSLVEEAGDDLPIGWRHRDERYTEKLATPDTSVGDLIGDIDPVKLAEGHSLGDPETIHYGLLPRSNRGIFGINELPDLAERIQVGLFNVLEERDLQVRGYNLRLPLDILVVASANPEDYTNRGRIITPLKDRFGAEIRTHYLEDLDDEVALIAQEADLVAAVPEHLIEVTARLAYEMRGSNQIDQRSGVSARFAIAAAEGAAASALRRAALTDEQQPVARIGDLPEVLPTLLGKVEFEMGEEGREDEVLWHLLRVAVADTFRERLATIDLAAFVDHFAEGGVVETGALVPAADLLEQMGSVRGLAAVLSGLGVEEDTVSPGQAAAAIEFVLEGLYLTRRLSKDEVDGRAVYGT
- a CDS encoding VWA domain-containing protein, translated to MPRQYRYGTWHGGGDPLQPPFDVRESVDEVGRDVMDGASVREAIDRLLRRGASGRSGLDELRRRLRERRDELRRRGNVAGTLDRVRAALDQALAAEREELARHDDTEAELARMTLDDLSDDVASAVQDLSSYEWRSPEAAATYEQIRGMLRREVLDAQFAGMRSALSGADPQSIDRVRDMIADLNALLAKHARGEDTTVDFREFMDKHGEFFPEQPRDTDDLIDMLARRQAAADRLLRSLTPEQRAELEQLMRDSLGDDVGLESELRQLQDNLGALRPGMMRDPGTDQIGGETPLGYGDAVGAVADLADIERLEAQLGQDYPGATLDDVDVDALERQLPPSAARDLDALRDLERELERQGYLTRDADGPSLTPKAMRRLGESALRRIFGRLQAAGVGHHDDVRSGSADEPTGASLPWEFGDERPIDAVRTLHNAALRTAASGSRSGGGVALAPDDFAVAETERRTQAAVALCVDLSFSMVQEGRWAPMKQTAIALSHLVETRFRSDALQVIGFARTARTLTPAELAEVEPSWEQGTNLQHALTIARRHVARYPEAEPVVLVITDGEPTAHLESDGYPAFAWPTTAETVRATIAEVDAMTRLGAALNFFLLGDDPGLARFVDAVARRNGGRVFTPELGRLGEYVVSDYLRTRR
- a CDS encoding MBL fold metallo-hydrolase, which produces MSFAICATCAVEHAEKIEVCAICADERQWVPADGQHWTTLEELAASGYTTAVAEMEPDLWGITSSPKAGIGQTAKLIRTPAGNVLFDPTGYIDDAAVARVRELGDVVAIVASHPHMFGVQVEWSRALGDAPVLVAEADAGWIARPDPVIRTWSGTEPILPGITLSQPGGHFPGSAVVHWANGAGEAGVLLAGDTIFANPDRTSVSFMRSYPNRIPLSAAVVERIADHVEQFTFDRLYSNFDNVIPTDARAVVRRSADRHAAWVRGDYDHLT